A genomic window from Mesorhizobium sp. 131-2-1 includes:
- a CDS encoding nodulation protein NodZ: MLVDRSRNDRFVVSRRRTGLGDCLWSLASAWDYAHRTGRALAIDWRGSCYLDNPFANAFPAFFKPIEDIGGVRVICDDQINHVSFPGPFFPSWWNKPSIDCVYRPDEQIFQERDELNDLFQAQDDCEANTVVCDACLMWRCDEKAERTIFRSITPRVEIEDRIEALYQEHFDGHSIIGVHVRHGNGEDIMDHAPYWADPKVALEQVCTAIRMAKAQPHSRPVRVFLCTDSAKVVDHLSGVFPELFTVPKRFQADQAGPLHSAALGTDGGFSALVEMYLLGRCDTVIRFPPTSAFTRYARLFVPRIVEFDLNDPRRLILIDNTFERSPAP; this comes from the coding sequence ATGCTTGTTGATCGCTCAAGGAACGATCGGTTCGTTGTTTCTCGACGGCGCACGGGTCTCGGTGATTGCCTGTGGTCTCTCGCGTCGGCTTGGGACTACGCACATCGGACGGGACGAGCTTTAGCAATAGATTGGCGCGGCTCTTGTTACCTTGACAACCCGTTTGCGAATGCCTTTCCAGCTTTCTTCAAGCCAATTGAGGATATCGGTGGTGTACGGGTCATTTGCGATGACCAGATCAACCACGTCTCATTCCCTGGTCCCTTCTTCCCGTCGTGGTGGAACAAGCCATCCATCGACTGCGTGTACCGTCCGGATGAACAGATTTTCCAAGAACGTGACGAGCTTAACGATCTTTTCCAGGCCCAAGATGATTGTGAAGCCAACACGGTAGTGTGTGATGCTTGCTTGATGTGGCGCTGCGATGAAAAGGCCGAGCGAACCATATTTAGGAGCATCACACCGAGGGTCGAAATTGAGGATCGCATTGAAGCGCTCTACCAGGAACATTTTGACGGGCACAGCATAATTGGAGTCCATGTCCGCCACGGCAACGGCGAAGATATTATGGATCACGCACCTTACTGGGCTGATCCGAAGGTTGCCTTAGAGCAGGTATGCACTGCCATTCGTATGGCGAAGGCGCAACCGCATTCAAGACCTGTAAGGGTGTTCTTGTGTACAGACAGCGCCAAGGTTGTTGATCACCTGTCGGGCGTATTTCCCGAACTTTTCACCGTCCCAAAACGCTTCCAGGCGGATCAGGCCGGCCCCTTACACAGTGCAGCACTGGGCACCGACGGGGGGTTTTCCGCGCTCGTTGAGATGTATCTCCTCGGTCGATGCGACACTGTTATTCGCTTTCCTCCGACTAGCGCCTTCACCCGCTACGCCCGCCTCTTCGTGCCACGAATTGTCGAATTCGATTTGAATGACCCGCGTCGTTTGATCTTGATCGACAACACTTTCGAACGTTCCCCGGCTCCATGA